A genome region from Streptomyces xanthophaeus includes the following:
- a CDS encoding extracellular solute-binding protein, translating to MKMRLLAVCTALAATAALTGCSGSADPAAGSRKVTLWLMKGSASEDFIGRFTAEFETEHPGTDLDVRIQEWTGIGDKVNAVLAGTGKESADVIEVGNTQVAKYIETGGLEELTLEGLRTWGSKDWLKGLADPGTINGAQYGIPWYAANRVVIYHKDLFASAGIKTPPKNRQEWIQATQKLDKGDQQGIYLAGQNWYALAGFIWDEGGELAVETNGKWVGALDDDKALAGMDFYKQLQALGDGPKGADEETPPQSQVFARGQVAQIIAPPGQAAEIEAANPALKGKLGFFPIPGKTSDKPGAVFTGGSDLIIPARTGQRKGAVDVITALVSEKWQTELARTMSYVPNKTTLAHVVDGNEGAAAMAPGAAQGRATPTSARWAEVEAKNPIKPFMTAVLTGRDPKQAARTASEEIGKVLSSDR from the coding sequence TTGAAGATGCGCTTGCTCGCCGTCTGCACCGCCCTCGCTGCCACCGCCGCCCTCACGGGCTGCAGCGGGTCGGCCGACCCGGCCGCAGGGTCGCGCAAGGTCACGCTCTGGCTGATGAAGGGCAGCGCCTCGGAGGACTTCATCGGCAGGTTCACCGCGGAGTTCGAGACGGAACACCCCGGCACCGACCTGGACGTCAGGATCCAGGAGTGGACCGGCATCGGCGACAAGGTCAACGCCGTCCTCGCCGGCACGGGCAAGGAGAGCGCCGACGTCATCGAGGTCGGCAACACCCAGGTCGCCAAGTACATCGAGACCGGCGGCCTCGAAGAGCTCACCCTCGAAGGCCTGCGCACGTGGGGCAGCAAGGACTGGCTCAAGGGCCTCGCCGACCCGGGAACCATCAACGGCGCCCAGTACGGAATCCCCTGGTACGCCGCCAACCGGGTGGTCATCTACCACAAGGACCTCTTCGCGAGCGCCGGCATCAAGACCCCGCCCAAGAACCGCCAGGAGTGGATCCAGGCCACCCAGAAGCTCGACAAGGGCGACCAGCAGGGCATCTACCTCGCGGGCCAGAACTGGTACGCCCTCGCCGGCTTCATCTGGGACGAGGGCGGCGAACTCGCCGTCGAGACCAACGGCAAGTGGGTCGGCGCACTCGACGACGACAAGGCCCTGGCCGGCATGGACTTCTACAAGCAGCTCCAGGCCCTCGGCGACGGACCCAAGGGCGCCGACGAGGAGACGCCCCCGCAGTCGCAGGTCTTCGCCCGCGGCCAGGTCGCCCAGATCATCGCCCCGCCCGGCCAGGCCGCAGAGATCGAGGCGGCCAACCCCGCCCTGAAGGGCAAGCTCGGCTTCTTCCCGATCCCCGGCAAGACCTCCGACAAGCCGGGAGCCGTCTTCACCGGCGGCTCCGACCTGATCATCCCGGCGCGCACCGGACAGCGGAAGGGCGCCGTGGACGTGATCACGGCCCTCGTCAGCGAGAAATGGCAGACCGAACTCGCCCGCACGATGAGCTACGTACCCAACAAGACCACCCTCGCGCACGTCGTCGACGGAAACGAGGGCGCGGCCGCCATGGCCCCCGGCGCCGCCCAGGGCCGCGCCACTCCCACCTCCGCCCGCTGGGCCGAGGTCGAGGCGAAGAACCCGATCAAGCCCTTCATGACGGCCGTGCTCACCGGCCGGGACCCCAAGCAGGCCGCCCGGACCGCCTCCGAGGAGATCGGCAAGGTCCTCAGCTCCGACCGCTGA
- a CDS encoding LLM class flavin-dependent oxidoreductase produces the protein MIRKLSILDRSRTREGHPAPEALRDTVDLARTAEELGYHRFWVSEHHSVPGVAGSAPTVLAAAVAAATHRIRVGTGGVMLPNHQPLVVAEQFGVLESLFPGRIDMGLGRSVGFTGGIRRALGRDTGDADRFEEQLTELLGWLDGTQRAHPEVHARPAEGLRIPAYLLATGEGAGIAARAGLPLVVGDLRARGRLNEIARAYRKEFQPSARAVEPYVVVSGTVAVAATEEEARRILVPEAWALAHSRTRGSFPPLRPAEEIEALEMTPKERELYEGALAGHVHGTEDQVAAQLSEVAEQTGADELLVTTSTYDRTALLDSYARLARITGL, from the coding sequence GTGATCCGAAAACTCTCGATACTCGACCGGTCGCGCACCCGCGAGGGCCACCCGGCCCCCGAGGCCCTGCGCGACACCGTGGACCTGGCCCGGACGGCCGAGGAGCTCGGCTACCACCGCTTCTGGGTCTCGGAGCACCACAGCGTGCCCGGTGTCGCGGGCTCGGCGCCGACGGTGCTGGCCGCCGCCGTCGCCGCGGCGACGCACCGGATCCGGGTCGGCACGGGCGGGGTCATGCTGCCCAACCACCAGCCGCTGGTGGTGGCGGAACAGTTCGGGGTCCTGGAGTCTCTGTTCCCCGGCCGGATCGACATGGGCCTCGGGCGTTCGGTCGGCTTCACGGGCGGCATCCGGCGGGCGCTGGGCCGCGACACCGGCGACGCCGACCGCTTCGAGGAACAGCTGACCGAGCTGCTGGGCTGGCTCGACGGCACCCAGCGGGCCCACCCCGAGGTGCACGCCCGCCCCGCCGAAGGACTGCGGATCCCGGCCTACCTCCTGGCCACCGGGGAAGGTGCCGGGATCGCCGCCCGGGCCGGGCTGCCCCTGGTGGTGGGCGACCTGCGGGCCCGCGGCCGATTGAACGAGATCGCCCGGGCGTACCGCAAGGAGTTCCAGCCCTCCGCCCGGGCGGTGGAGCCGTACGTCGTGGTCTCGGGCACGGTGGCGGTCGCCGCCACCGAGGAGGAGGCCCGCCGCATCCTGGTCCCGGAAGCCTGGGCCCTCGCGCACTCCCGCACCCGGGGCAGCTTCCCGCCGCTGCGCCCGGCGGAGGAGATCGAGGCGCTGGAGATGACACCGAAGGAGCGCGAGCTCTACGAGGGCGCCCTCGCCGGGCACGTCCACGGCACGGAGGACCAGGTGGCGGCACAGCTGTCGGAGGTCGCGGAGCAGACCGGCGCGGACGAACTGCTGGTCACCACCTCCACGTACGACCGCACGGCGCTGCTGGACTCCTACGCACGCCTGGCCCGGATCACGGGCCTCTGA
- a CDS encoding LNS2 domain-containing protein, which translates to MSEHTSRPLAVFDIDNTLADTGHRQHFLERRPRDWTGFFAAAPADPPLGRGVALAVESAADCEVVYLTGRPERCRADTLDWLARHGLPEGRLFMRGNQDRRPARTTKIEVLRRISRGREVRMLVDDDELVVQAARAAGFRVVLADWAEDAPEMQSAQEVDGRT; encoded by the coding sequence ATGAGTGAGCACACGTCCCGGCCGCTGGCCGTCTTCGACATCGACAACACCCTGGCGGACACCGGTCATCGCCAGCACTTCCTGGAGCGCCGGCCCCGGGACTGGACGGGCTTCTTCGCCGCGGCCCCGGCCGATCCGCCGCTCGGGCGCGGGGTCGCGCTGGCCGTGGAGAGCGCGGCCGACTGCGAGGTGGTGTACCTGACCGGGCGCCCCGAGCGGTGCCGCGCGGACACGCTCGACTGGCTCGCCCGGCACGGTCTGCCCGAGGGGCGGCTGTTCATGCGCGGCAACCAGGACCGGCGGCCGGCCCGCACGACGAAGATCGAGGTGCTGCGGCGGATCTCCCGGGGCCGGGAGGTGCGCATGCTCGTCGACGACGACGAGCTCGTCGTCCAGGCCGCCCGCGCCGCCGGCTTCCGGGTGGTCCTGGCCGACTGGGCCGAGGACGCGCCCGAGATGCAGTCCGCCCAGGAGGTCGACGGACGGACGTGA
- a CDS encoding dodecin, with translation MSNHTYRVTEIVGTSHEGIDQAIRNGIARAGQTVRNLDWFEVVQVRGHIENGEIAHYQVGLKVGFRLEGED, from the coding sequence ATGTCCAATCACACGTACCGGGTGACCGAGATCGTCGGCACCTCCCACGAGGGCATCGATCAGGCCATCCGCAACGGGATCGCCCGGGCGGGCCAGACCGTGCGGAACCTGGACTGGTTCGAGGTGGTTCAGGTACGCGGCCACATCGAGAACGGGGAGATCGCCCACTACCAGGTGGGGCTCAAGGTCGGCTTCCGCCTCGAAGGCGAGGACTGA
- a CDS encoding excinuclease ABC subunit UvrA — protein sequence MHQAAGTPAPPPTSLDPYVRVRGAREHNLRGVDVDIPRDALTVFTGVSGSGKSSLAFGTLYAEAQRRYFESVAPYARRLIHQIGAPKVDSVTGLPPAVSLEQRRSSPGSRSSVGTVTLLSNSLRMLYSRAGTYPPGAERLDSDAFSPNTAAGACPSCHGLGRIHRTSEELLVPDPRLSIRQGAIAAWPGAWQGKNLRDILDTLGHDVDRPWRELPAKDREWILFTEEQPVVTVHPVREAERIQRPYQGTYMSAHRYVMRTFADSKSATLRARAEKFLADSPCPVCEGRRLRPEALAVTFAGRTIAELAALALTDLDGVLASAPLDGEAARVLAEDLRSRIGPVTELGLGYLSLDRTAPTLSAGELQRLRLATQLRSGLFGVVYVLDEPSAGLHPADTEALLGVLDRLKEAGNTVFVVEHHLDVVRHADWLVDVGPLAGEHGGQVLHSGPPQDLAGVAGSATARHLFAAREPAAAPRQVRGATGAVRLTGVDRHNLRELEAEFPLGVFTAVTGVSGSGKSTLVGQVLAGEVRERLAEADFPVRRLVEVDQKPIGRTPRSNLATYTGLFDVVRKLFTAAPEARARGWKAGRFSFNVPGGRCETCQGEGFVSVELLFLPSTYAPCPACAGARYNAETLEVRYEGLDIAEVLGLTVESAAAFFAEVPAAARSLRALEEIGLGYLRLGQPATELSGGEAQRIKLATELQRLRRDHTLYLLDEPTTGLHPADVRVLLRQLHGLVDAGHSVVVVEHDMEVVAGADWVIDLGPGGGTAGGRVVAAGTPSEVASATGSRTAPYLARALGSGRDGEPGRA from the coding sequence ATGCACCAGGCCGCCGGTACCCCCGCCCCTCCCCCCACCTCCCTCGACCCCTACGTACGGGTCCGGGGCGCCCGGGAGCACAATCTGCGCGGCGTCGACGTGGACATCCCGCGCGATGCGCTGACCGTGTTCACCGGGGTCTCCGGCTCCGGGAAGAGCTCGCTCGCCTTCGGCACGCTCTACGCCGAGGCCCAGCGCCGGTACTTCGAGTCCGTGGCCCCGTACGCCCGCCGCCTGATCCACCAGATCGGCGCGCCGAAGGTGGACTCCGTCACCGGGCTGCCGCCGGCCGTCTCGCTGGAGCAGCGGCGCTCCTCCCCCGGCTCGCGCTCCTCCGTCGGCACGGTGACCCTGCTGTCCAACTCCCTGCGGATGCTGTATTCGCGGGCCGGGACCTATCCGCCGGGTGCCGAGCGGCTCGACTCCGACGCCTTCTCGCCCAACACCGCCGCCGGGGCCTGCCCGTCGTGTCACGGGCTCGGCCGGATCCACCGCACCAGCGAGGAACTCCTCGTCCCCGACCCAAGGCTGTCGATCCGTCAGGGTGCGATCGCCGCCTGGCCGGGCGCCTGGCAGGGCAAGAACCTGCGGGACATCCTGGACACGCTCGGCCACGACGTGGACCGGCCCTGGCGGGAACTGCCGGCGAAGGACCGCGAGTGGATCCTGTTCACCGAGGAGCAGCCGGTGGTGACCGTGCACCCGGTGCGGGAGGCCGAGCGGATCCAGCGGCCCTACCAGGGCACGTACATGAGCGCCCACCGGTACGTCATGCGGACCTTCGCCGACAGCAAGAGCGCCACCCTGCGGGCCCGCGCCGAGAAGTTCCTCGCCGACTCACCGTGTCCGGTGTGCGAGGGGCGGCGGCTGCGGCCGGAGGCCCTCGCCGTCACCTTCGCCGGGCGGACCATCGCGGAGCTCGCGGCCCTCGCGCTGACCGACCTGGACGGCGTACTGGCCTCCGCGCCCCTGGACGGGGAGGCGGCGCGGGTGCTCGCCGAGGACCTGCGCTCCCGGATCGGGCCCGTCACGGAGCTGGGGCTGGGCTATCTGAGCCTGGACCGGACCGCGCCGACCCTGTCGGCGGGCGAGCTGCAGCGGCTGCGGCTGGCGACGCAGCTGCGCTCGGGGCTGTTCGGGGTCGTGTACGTGCTGGACGAACCGTCGGCGGGGCTGCACCCGGCGGACACCGAGGCACTGCTCGGGGTGCTGGACCGGCTGAAGGAGGCCGGGAACACGGTCTTCGTCGTGGAACACCATCTCGATGTGGTGCGGCACGCGGACTGGCTGGTGGACGTGGGCCCGCTGGCCGGGGAGCACGGCGGGCAGGTGCTCCACAGCGGGCCGCCGCAGGACCTGGCCGGGGTGGCGGGGTCGGCGACGGCCCGGCACCTGTTCGCGGCGCGGGAGCCCGCCGCGGCCCCCCGGCAGGTGCGCGGGGCGACCGGGGCGGTGCGGCTGACCGGTGTGGACCGGCACAACCTGCGGGAACTGGAGGCGGAGTTCCCCCTCGGAGTGTTCACGGCCGTCACCGGAGTGTCGGGGTCGGGCAAATCCACGCTGGTGGGCCAGGTACTGGCCGGGGAGGTCCGCGAGCGGCTCGCGGAGGCGGACTTCCCCGTACGGCGGCTGGTGGAGGTGGACCAGAAGCCGATCGGCCGGACGCCTCGGTCCAACCTGGCCACATACACCGGGCTGTTCGACGTGGTGCGCAAGCTCTTCACGGCGGCCCCCGAGGCGCGGGCGCGCGGCTGGAAAGCAGGCCGGTTCTCCTTCAACGTGCCTGGGGGCCGCTGCGAGACCTGCCAGGGCGAGGGTTTCGTCTCGGTGGAGCTGCTGTTCCTGCCGAGTACGTACGCCCCGTGCCCCGCATGCGCGGGGGCCCGGTACAACGCCGAGACCCTGGAGGTCCGGTACGAGGGCCTGGACATCGCGGAGGTACTGGGCCTGACGGTGGAGTCGGCGGCCGCCTTCTTCGCGGAGGTTCCGGCGGCGGCGCGCAGCCTGCGGGCGCTGGAGGAGATCGGGCTGGGCTACCTGCGGCTGGGGCAGCCGGCCACCGAGCTTTCGGGCGGCGAGGCGCAGCGGATCAAGCTGGCGACCGAGCTGCAGCGGCTGCGCCGGGACCACACGCTGTACCTGCTGGACGAGCCGACGACCGGGCTGCATCCGGCCGATGTGCGGGTGCTGCTGCGGCAGTTGCACGGGCTGGTGGACGCGGGGCACTCGGTGGTGGTCGTGGAGCACGACATGGAGGTGGTGGCGGGCGCGGACTGGGTGATCGACCTCGGTCCGGGCGGCGGCACGGCGGGCGGCCGGGTGGTCGCCGCGGGTACGCCGTCGGAGGTGGCTTCCGCGACGGGCAGCCG